In Vibrio diazotrophicus, the following proteins share a genomic window:
- a CDS encoding NADH:ubiquinone reductase (Na(+)-transporting) subunit D has translation MSSAKDIKKSVLAPVLDNNPIALQVLGVCSALAVTTKLETAFVMTLAVMFVTALSNFFVSLIRNHIPSSVRIIVQMAIIASLVIVVDQILKAYLYDISKQLSVFVGLIITNCIVMGRAEAFAMKSAPIPSLIDGIGNGLGYGFVLITVGFFRELFGSGKLFGMEVLPLVRDGGWYQPNGLMLLAPSAFFLIGFMIWAIRTFKPEQVEAKE, from the coding sequence ATGTCTAGCGCAAAAGATATTAAAAAGAGTGTGTTAGCGCCTGTATTGGATAACAACCCAATCGCGCTACAAGTTCTTGGTGTTTGTTCTGCTCTTGCAGTAACGACCAAGCTTGAAACGGCTTTTGTTATGACTCTAGCGGTAATGTTTGTAACGGCTTTGTCTAACTTTTTCGTTTCTCTTATTCGCAACCACATTCCTAGTAGTGTACGTATCATCGTACAGATGGCGATCATTGCATCGTTAGTAATTGTGGTAGACCAAATCTTGAAGGCGTATCTATACGATATCTCTAAACAGCTTTCAGTTTTCGTTGGTCTTATCATTACCAACTGTATCGTAATGGGTCGTGCTGAAGCGTTCGCTATGAAGTCTGCTCCGATTCCTTCTTTAATTGATGGTATTGGTAACGGTTTGGGTTATGGTTTCGTTCTTATCACTGTTGGCTTCTTCCGCGAGTTGTTTGGCTCTGGCAAGTTGTTTGGTATGGAAGTTCTACCGTTAGTTAGAGATGGTGGTTGGTACCAGCCAAATGGTTTAATGCTATTAGCACCTTCGGCTTTCTTCCTGATCGGATTTATGATTTGGGCGATTCGTACCTTCAAGCCTGAACAAGTAGAAGCGAAGGAGTAA
- a CDS encoding BolA/IbaG family iron-sulfur metabolism protein, which produces MIQQVIETKLQDKFQPEYLQVVNESYMHNVAPGSESHFKVVIVTSSFEGQRLIMRHRQVNQTLSEELSNHIHALAIHTYTPQEWNELKKKAPDSPMCLGG; this is translated from the coding sequence ATGATTCAACAAGTCATTGAGACTAAGCTGCAAGATAAATTTCAACCCGAATATCTGCAGGTTGTGAATGAAAGCTATATGCATAATGTGGCACCCGGCTCAGAGAGTCACTTTAAAGTTGTGATTGTTACTTCGAGCTTTGAGGGGCAACGTTTGATTATGCGTCACCGCCAAGTGAATCAGACTTTGTCGGAAGAGTTAAGCAACCATATTCATGCTCTGGCTATACATACTTACACACCACAAGAGTGGAATGAATTGAAGAAAAAAGCGCCAGATAGCCCGATGTGTTTGGGTGGATAG
- a CDS encoding Na(+)-translocating NADH-quinone reductase subunit C, with product MASNNDSIKKTLFVVIALSLVCSIIVSTAAVGLRDKQKANALLDKQSKIVQVAGITEQGKIPELYSKYIEPRLIDLDSGDFVKGDATTFDQRKAAKTPSESVKLSPEEDVAKILRRSNTSVVYLVKDGDKVSKVILPVHGNGLWSMMYAFVAVETDGNTVAGITYYEQGETPGLGGEVENPNWRAQFVGKKLFDENHKPAIKVVKGGAPQGSEHGVDALSGATLTSNGVQHTFDFWLGDMGFGPFLAKVRDGGLN from the coding sequence ATGGCAAGTAATAACGATAGCATTAAGAAAACGCTGTTTGTTGTTATCGCATTGAGCCTAGTGTGCTCAATCATTGTATCGACAGCGGCTGTTGGCCTGCGAGACAAGCAAAAAGCGAATGCTCTGCTTGATAAGCAAAGCAAAATCGTTCAAGTAGCAGGTATCACTGAACAAGGTAAGATTCCAGAGTTGTACTCTAAGTACATTGAACCTCGTCTTATTGACCTTGACAGTGGCGACTTTGTTAAAGGTGATGCAACAACTTTTGATCAGCGTAAAGCTGCAAAAACTCCTAGTGAATCAGTAAAACTGTCTCCTGAGGAAGATGTTGCAAAAATCCTTCGCCGCTCAAACACAAGTGTTGTTTACCTTGTGAAAGATGGTGACAAAGTATCTAAAGTAATTTTACCCGTTCATGGTAACGGCCTATGGTCTATGATGTATGCATTTGTAGCTGTGGAAACCGACGGTAACACAGTTGCTGGTATTACATACTACGAACAAGGCGAAACTCCTGGATTGGGTGGTGAAGTTGAAAACCCTAACTGGCGTGCTCAATTCGTAGGTAAGAAACTGTTCGATGAGAACCACAAACCTGCAATTAAAGTTGTAAAAGGTGGCGCACCACAAGGTTCTGAGCATGGTGTTGATGCCTTATCAGGTGCAACATTAACCAGTAACGGTGTTCAACACACATTCGACTTCTGGTTAGGTGATATGGGCTTTGGTCCATTCCTAGCAAAAGTTCGTGACGGAGGTCTGAACTAA
- the nqrM gene encoding (Na+)-NQR maturation NqrM, whose product MSTFLITFGVFLAVIAAMAVGYIFQKKVVKGSCGGLGAVGIEKVCNCPEPCDARKKREAREAARAEKLAAWEKDRIA is encoded by the coding sequence ATGAGTACGTTTCTGATTACTTTCGGCGTCTTTCTGGCTGTTATCGCAGCAATGGCTGTCGGCTATATTTTCCAGAAAAAAGTCGTCAAAGGCAGTTGTGGCGGATTAGGTGCAGTTGGCATTGAGAAAGTGTGTAATTGTCCTGAGCCATGTGACGCACGCAAAAAGCGAGAAGCTCGTGAAGCGGCAAGAGCTGAGAAATTGGCTGCTTGGGAAAAAGACCGCATCGCGTAA
- a CDS encoding methyltransferase, translating to MKTELSLFERTLTLHRFPIRNNELLQAWDAGDEYLISHIEELALTSSKRILILNDSFGALSCWFSAQHQVFMMSDSFIAHKATLENLKRNSCNDVTLLNTMDEIPNDIDLVLMQIPRNNRHLVWVLSKLRQSLDEKCPIISVNKAKEIHSSTLQLFEKYLGDTKTSLAWKKHRLVFSFANCTPVPNVDEEVRWEVENEQMSLVNLPNVYSGESLDQGARLLLEHLPSEDLTDFIDLGCGNGVLSIKLARLNPNASITCVDESFMAVEAARRNLNNNLLTQPEITCTANNCLDDFETESASFIVCNPPFHQQQAITDHIAWQMFCDSKQVLKKGGKLLVIGNRHLGYDIKLARLFGHTQVKTVASNNKFVILQATKY from the coding sequence ATGAAAACTGAGCTTTCGCTATTTGAACGCACGCTAACACTTCATCGCTTCCCGATTCGTAACAATGAGCTTCTGCAAGCTTGGGATGCGGGTGATGAGTATCTGATTTCGCATATTGAAGAGCTAGCGCTAACCTCATCAAAACGCATTTTGATTTTAAACGATTCATTCGGCGCACTCAGTTGCTGGTTTTCAGCGCAACACCAAGTGTTCATGATGAGTGATTCGTTCATTGCTCACAAAGCAACACTGGAAAACTTAAAACGTAACTCTTGCAATGACGTGACACTTCTCAACACCATGGATGAGATACCTAACGACATCGATCTGGTGTTGATGCAAATCCCTCGAAATAACCGTCATTTGGTATGGGTTCTGAGTAAACTTCGTCAATCCCTAGACGAAAAGTGCCCCATTATTTCAGTCAACAAAGCAAAAGAAATTCATTCTTCAACACTGCAGTTGTTTGAGAAGTATTTGGGTGACACTAAGACATCTCTGGCATGGAAAAAACACCGTTTAGTGTTTTCTTTTGCCAATTGCACACCAGTACCAAATGTGGATGAAGAAGTTCGATGGGAAGTCGAAAACGAGCAAATGAGTTTAGTGAATCTTCCCAACGTGTATTCTGGAGAGAGCCTTGACCAAGGCGCGCGCTTGCTGCTTGAACATTTGCCGAGTGAAGATCTCACAGACTTTATCGACCTAGGCTGTGGAAATGGCGTGCTATCGATAAAACTGGCGCGGTTAAATCCTAATGCCTCGATTACCTGTGTTGACGAGAGCTTTATGGCGGTGGAAGCAGCCAGACGTAACCTGAATAACAATTTGCTCACGCAACCCGAGATAACCTGTACCGCGAACAATTGCTTAGATGATTTTGAAACTGAGAGCGCTTCGTTTATCGTATGCAATCCCCCTTTCCACCAACAACAAGCGATCACAGACCATATCGCATGGCAGATGTTCTGTGATTCAAAGCAAGTTCTTAAAAAAGGGGGCAAATTATTGGTTATCGGCAATCGCCACCTCGGATACGATATAAAACTTGCTCGCCTTTTCGGTCACACACAAGTAAAGACTGTCGCTAGCAACAATAAATTTGTTATCTTACAAGCTACTAAGTATTAG
- a CDS encoding Na(+)-translocating NADH-quinone reductase subunit A, producing the protein MITIKKGLDLPIAGTPSQVINDGKAINKVALLGEEYVGMRPTMHVRVGDEVKKAQVLFEDKKNPGVKFTSPVSGKVVEINRGAKRVLQSVVIEVAGDDQVTFDKFEANQLGSLDREAVKTQLVDSGLWTSLRTRPFSKVPAVDSTTKAIFVSAMDTNPLAAEPTVIINDNSEAFVAGLDVLSALTEGKVYVCKKGTSLPRSTQSNVEEHVFDGPHPAGLAGTHMHFLHPVNAENVAWYINYQDVIAVGKLFLTGELYSERVISLAGPVVNNPRLIRTVIGASLEQLTDSEMMPGEVRVISGSVLTGTKASGPHAYLGRYHLQVSVLREGREKELFGWAMPGKNKFSVTRSFLGHLFKGQLFNMTTTTNGSDRAMVPIGNYEKVMPLDMEPTLLLRDLCAGDTDSAVRLGALELDEEDLALCTFVCPGKYEYGPLLRECLDKIEKEG; encoded by the coding sequence ATGATTACAATAAAAAAGGGTTTGGACCTTCCTATCGCAGGAACTCCTTCCCAGGTGATTAATGATGGCAAAGCCATCAACAAAGTCGCCTTGCTTGGCGAAGAGTACGTCGGCATGCGTCCTACTATGCATGTTCGCGTAGGTGATGAAGTAAAGAAAGCTCAAGTTCTTTTTGAAGATAAGAAGAATCCGGGAGTGAAATTTACTTCACCGGTCAGCGGTAAAGTTGTTGAAATTAATCGTGGTGCAAAACGTGTACTTCAGTCTGTAGTGATTGAAGTTGCAGGTGATGACCAAGTGACGTTCGACAAGTTTGAAGCGAATCAATTAGGAAGTCTTGACCGCGAAGCGGTGAAAACTCAACTGGTCGATTCTGGTCTTTGGACATCGCTGCGTACTCGTCCGTTCAGCAAGGTTCCTGCAGTTGATTCGACGACTAAGGCTATTTTTGTTTCTGCCATGGATACTAATCCATTAGCAGCAGAGCCGACGGTTATCATCAACGACAATTCGGAAGCCTTCGTTGCTGGTCTTGATGTACTTTCAGCTTTGACTGAAGGTAAGGTGTACGTTTGTAAAAAAGGTACCAGCTTACCACGCTCAACTCAGTCTAATGTTGAAGAACATGTCTTTGACGGCCCTCACCCAGCAGGTTTAGCTGGTACACACATGCATTTCCTGCATCCTGTAAATGCAGAAAATGTGGCATGGTACATTAACTACCAGGACGTTATCGCTGTCGGTAAATTGTTCCTTACTGGTGAGTTATACAGCGAGCGTGTTATTTCTCTTGCTGGCCCTGTCGTAAATAATCCTCGATTAATCCGTACTGTAATAGGTGCAAGCCTAGAGCAATTGACGGATAGCGAAATGATGCCTGGCGAAGTTCGCGTGATCTCTGGTTCAGTACTAACAGGTACTAAAGCTTCAGGTCCACACGCTTACTTAGGTCGTTACCACTTACAGGTTTCTGTTCTTCGCGAAGGTCGTGAGAAAGAACTGTTTGGTTGGGCAATGCCTGGTAAGAACAAGTTCTCTGTTACTCGCTCATTCTTAGGTCACTTATTCAAAGGTCAGTTGTTCAACATGACAACGACGACTAACGGTAGTGATCGCGCAATGGTGCCAATTGGTAACTATGAAAAAGTTATGCCGCTAGATATGGAGCCAACTCTGTTGCTTCGTGATCTGTGTGCTGGTGACACTGATAGTGCAGTACGCCTTGGCGCATTGGAACTTGATGAAGAAGATCTAGCATTGTGTACCTTTGTATGTCCTGGTAAATACGAGTACGGTCCGTTACTTCGTGAATGCCTCGATAAGATTGAGAAAGAAGGGTAA
- a CDS encoding GGDEF domain-containing response regulator: MNRSSNSVLVIDGSRIFRNYLSTHLSELGFEVTVCEDLVQTKQVLEQRTDFAFVVSCYHLIDAEDGVIIDLLLSRNLKVVVLTAKFEQETRQEFLKKGVLDYILKDSLSSVQYVIPFAKRIKNNQFHHALVVDYSTMIRRTICQLLESQYIRTTQAGNGEEALQKLAENPDISLIISDNYMPEMTGLEMIREIRRHSAHDGISILGLSGSDDKTITAQYLKAGANDFLHKPFNQEELFCRVNQLLNMQEATKELFKLANQDALTGLWNRRYLFDTVGKNEAERCIAMLDIDFFKKVNDNYGHDGGDAALTHISGILKAFFGDQTVARFGGEEFCIHYDGEFEKFCKQLERMRRCIEADQVEHQGQVIKYTISIGATSMKGTLDQQIKVADMRLYNAKEGGRNQLVNA; this comes from the coding sequence GTGAATCGTTCAAGCAACTCTGTACTCGTTATAGATGGAAGTCGCATTTTTCGTAACTACCTTAGCACTCATCTTTCAGAGCTAGGGTTCGAGGTCACTGTGTGTGAGGATCTCGTACAAACCAAGCAAGTGCTTGAGCAGCGAACTGACTTCGCCTTTGTCGTGTCGTGTTACCACCTTATTGATGCTGAAGATGGAGTGATCATCGATCTCTTATTGAGCAGAAATCTAAAAGTCGTCGTACTTACCGCTAAATTCGAGCAAGAAACTCGACAAGAATTTCTGAAGAAAGGCGTCCTCGATTACATTCTTAAAGACAGCCTAAGCTCGGTGCAATACGTCATCCCGTTTGCTAAACGAATTAAGAACAACCAGTTTCATCATGCACTGGTCGTTGATTACAGCACCATGATTCGCCGTACCATTTGTCAGCTACTAGAATCGCAATACATTCGCACGACTCAAGCAGGCAATGGTGAGGAAGCACTGCAAAAACTGGCTGAAAATCCTGACATCAGCCTCATCATCAGTGACAACTATATGCCTGAAATGACTGGGCTTGAGATGATTCGCGAAATTCGCCGTCACTCTGCTCACGATGGCATTTCGATTCTTGGGTTATCTGGTTCAGACGATAAAACCATCACTGCTCAGTATTTGAAAGCAGGTGCTAATGACTTCTTGCATAAGCCGTTTAATCAGGAAGAACTGTTTTGTCGCGTAAACCAACTGCTTAACATGCAGGAAGCGACGAAGGAACTGTTTAAACTTGCCAACCAGGACGCGCTAACAGGCCTGTGGAATCGCCGTTACTTATTCGACACTGTTGGTAAAAATGAAGCCGAACGCTGCATTGCGATGCTTGATATCGACTTCTTTAAAAAGGTCAATGATAACTACGGTCACGATGGTGGCGACGCCGCTTTGACTCACATCTCAGGTATTCTCAAAGCCTTTTTCGGTGATCAAACCGTTGCTCGATTTGGTGGCGAAGAGTTCTGCATTCACTATGACGGTGAGTTCGAAAAATTCTGTAAGCAGCTTGAGCGAATGCGTCGATGTATTGAAGCAGATCAGGTTGAACATCAAGGCCAAGTAATCAAATACACCATCAGCATTGGTGCCACATCCATGAAAGGTACCCTTGACCAACAGATAAAAGTCGCGGATATGCGACTGTACAATGCCAAAGAAGGTGGACGAAACCAACTGGTTAACGCCTAG
- a CDS encoding YajG family lipoprotein, translating into MKKLVLAASIALLAACSAPQQQQISLNPTAVLSNSDIVTNSKFTLVSKDVRSAQYVALVDSGRNNIEPVHARQNVRIALENALSSQFDSQGFTITVNSENMLTLEIQEALVTVTHTIMENEMNGKVLLQLTAETPKGKLVKSYTGTAKRTGALSASNEDIEQVLNDVVNLVLKEIAADTELQNYMKERFNG; encoded by the coding sequence ATGAAAAAACTGGTTCTCGCAGCTTCTATTGCTTTATTGGCCGCTTGCTCTGCACCTCAACAACAGCAGATAAGCTTAAACCCTACAGCTGTTTTAAGTAACAGTGATATTGTGACAAACAGCAAGTTCACTTTGGTTAGTAAAGACGTTCGCTCTGCGCAATATGTTGCTTTAGTCGATAGCGGCCGCAACAACATCGAACCTGTTCATGCACGCCAAAACGTTCGTATCGCTTTGGAGAATGCACTTTCAAGCCAATTTGATTCTCAAGGCTTCACTATCACAGTTAACAGCGAAAACATGCTGACGCTTGAAATCCAAGAAGCCTTGGTGACTGTGACTCATACCATCATGGAAAATGAGATGAACGGTAAAGTTCTGCTACAACTGACCGCAGAAACACCAAAAGGTAAATTAGTGAAGAGCTATACAGGTACAGCAAAACGCACAGGTGCTCTAAGCGCTTCAAATGAAGATATTGAACAAGTTCTGAACGATGTTGTGAATCTCGTCCTAAAAGAAATCGCTGCGGACACAGAACTGCAAAACTACATGAAGGAGCGTTTCAATGGTTAA
- a CDS encoding NADH:ubiquinone reductase (Na(+)-transporting) subunit B — translation MGLKKFLEDIEHHFEPGGKHEKWFALYEAAATLFYTPGLVTKRGAHVRDSVDLKRIMIMVWLAVFPAMFWGMYNAGGQAISALHHLYASDQLATIVDGNWHYWLTEMLGGTMSSDAGWGSKILLGATYFLPIYATVFIVGGFWEVLFCMVRKHEVNEGFFVTSILFALIVPPTLPLWQAALGITFGVVVAKEIFGGTGRNFLNPALAGRAFLFFAYPAQISGDLVWTAADGFSGATALSQWTQGGSGALMNAATGQAITWMDAFIGNIPGSIGEVSTLALAIGAAFIVYMGIASWRIIAGVMIGMIALSTLFNVIGSDTNMMFNMPWHWHLVLGGFAFGMFFMATDPVSASFTDKGKWAYGILIGAMCVLIRVVNPAYPEGMMLAILFANLFAPLFDHIVVEKNIKRRLSRYGK, via the coding sequence ATGGGCCTTAAAAAGTTTCTTGAAGACATCGAGCATCACTTTGAACCAGGTGGTAAACACGAGAAATGGTTTGCTTTGTATGAAGCTGCTGCGACTCTGTTTTACACGCCAGGTCTTGTGACAAAGCGAGGCGCTCATGTCCGTGATAGCGTTGATTTAAAACGTATCATGATCATGGTTTGGTTAGCTGTGTTCCCAGCAATGTTCTGGGGTATGTATAACGCAGGTGGCCAGGCTATCTCTGCACTTCATCACTTGTACGCAAGTGATCAACTTGCAACCATCGTTGATGGCAACTGGCATTACTGGCTGACTGAAATGCTAGGCGGCACTATGTCGTCTGATGCAGGTTGGGGCAGTAAAATTTTGTTAGGTGCAACTTACTTCCTTCCAATTTATGCAACAGTATTTATTGTTGGTGGTTTCTGGGAAGTATTGTTCTGTATGGTGCGTAAGCACGAAGTAAACGAAGGTTTCTTTGTAACTTCGATTCTTTTCGCATTGATCGTTCCACCAACGCTTCCTCTATGGCAAGCAGCGCTAGGTATCACCTTCGGTGTTGTTGTGGCGAAAGAAATCTTTGGTGGTACTGGTCGTAACTTCCTAAACCCAGCTCTAGCAGGTCGTGCATTCTTATTCTTTGCATACCCAGCGCAAATCTCTGGTGATTTAGTTTGGACCGCTGCGGACGGTTTCTCAGGCGCAACTGCTCTTAGTCAATGGACTCAAGGTGGTAGCGGTGCTCTGATGAATGCTGCAACAGGTCAAGCAATCACTTGGATGGATGCATTCATTGGTAATATTCCAGGTTCAATTGGTGAAGTGTCTACGCTTGCTCTAGCAATCGGTGCGGCATTCATTGTTTACATGGGTATTGCTTCATGGCGCATTATCGCTGGTGTGATGATCGGTATGATTGCTCTTTCTACGTTGTTCAACGTGATTGGTTCTGACACCAACATGATGTTCAACATGCCTTGGCATTGGCACCTAGTTCTAGGTGGCTTCGCATTCGGTATGTTCTTCATGGCAACGGACCCAGTATCTGCGTCGTTTACAGATAAAGGTAAGTGGGCATACGGTATTTTGATTGGTGCTATGTGTGTACTAATCCGTGTGGTTAACCCTGCATACCCAGAAGGCATGATGCTAGCGATTCTATTCGCTAACCTGTTTGCTCCTCTGTTCGACCATATTGTGGTAGAGAAAAACATCAAGCGGAGATTATCGCGCTATGGCAAGTAA
- the nqrF gene encoding NADH:ubiquinone reductase (Na(+)-transporting) subunit F: MDIILGVVMFTLIVLALVLVILFAKSKLVPTGDITISINGDADKSIVTSPGGKLLGALANSGVFVSSACGGGGSCGQCRVKIKSGGGDILPTELDHITKGEAREGERLACQVAVKADMEIELPEEIFGVKKWECTVISNDNKATFIKELKLQIPDGESVPFRAGGYIQIEAPAHHVKYADYDVPEEYRGDWDKFNLFRYESKVDEDIIRAYSMANYPEEFGIIMLNVRIATPPPNNPNVPPGQMSSYIWSLKAGDKCTISGPFGEFFAKDTDAEMVFVGGGAGMAPMRSHIFDQLKRLKSKRKMSYWYGARSKREMFYVEDFDGLAAENDNFVWHCALSDPQPEDNWDGYTGFIHNVLYENYLKDHEAPEDCEYYMCGPPMMNAAVIGMLKDLGVEDENILLDDFGG; encoded by the coding sequence ATGGACATTATTCTTGGTGTAGTGATGTTTACTCTGATTGTTCTAGCGCTAGTTCTAGTGATTCTATTCGCTAAATCTAAGCTAGTACCAACAGGTGACATTACAATCTCAATCAATGGCGATGCAGACAAATCGATCGTTACTTCTCCAGGCGGCAAGCTTCTTGGCGCATTGGCGAATTCTGGCGTATTCGTGTCATCGGCATGTGGTGGCGGTGGCTCTTGTGGTCAGTGTCGCGTAAAAATTAAATCTGGCGGTGGTGATATTCTACCGACCGAGCTTGACCACATTACTAAAGGTGAAGCTCGTGAAGGTGAACGTCTAGCGTGTCAGGTTGCAGTGAAAGCTGACATGGAGATCGAACTTCCAGAAGAGATCTTCGGTGTTAAGAAGTGGGAATGTACCGTTATCTCTAACGATAACAAAGCGACATTCATCAAAGAGCTTAAGCTACAAATTCCAGATGGCGAATCAGTACCTTTCCGTGCTGGTGGTTACATCCAGATTGAAGCTCCTGCTCACCACGTTAAATACGCGGATTACGATGTACCTGAAGAGTATCGTGGCGACTGGGACAAGTTTAACCTGTTCCGCTACGAGTCTAAGGTAGATGAAGATATCATTCGTGCATACTCTATGGCGAACTACCCTGAAGAGTTCGGTATTATTATGCTAAACGTACGTATCGCGACTCCGCCGCCAAACAATCCAAACGTACCTCCGGGTCAAATGTCTTCGTACATTTGGTCTCTAAAAGCTGGTGATAAATGTACGATTTCAGGTCCATTTGGTGAGTTCTTCGCGAAAGATACAGATGCTGAAATGGTATTTGTGGGTGGTGGTGCTGGTATGGCTCCAATGCGTTCACACATCTTCGATCAGCTAAAACGTCTGAAATCTAAGCGTAAGATGTCTTACTGGTACGGTGCTCGTTCTAAGCGTGAAATGTTCTACGTGGAAGACTTCGACGGCCTAGCGGCTGAGAATGACAACTTCGTATGGCACTGTGCGCTGTCTGACCCGCAACCAGAAGATAACTGGGATGGTTACACAGGCTTCATCCACAACGTATTGTATGAAAACTATCTGAAGGATCACGAAGCTCCTGAAGATTGTGAATACTACATGTGTGGTCCACCAATGATGAACGCTGCTGTTATCGGCATGCTGAAAGATCTTGGTGTAGAAGATGAAAACATCTTGTTGGATGACTTCGGTGGTTAA
- the nqrE gene encoding NADH:ubiquinone reductase (Na(+)-transporting) subunit E codes for MEHYISLMVKSIFIENMALSFFLGMCTFLAVSKKVKTSFGLGIAVTVVLTISVPVNNLVYNLVLKPDALAEGVDLSFLNFITFIGVIAALVQILEMILDRFFPPLYNALGIFLPLITVNCAIFGGVSFMVQRDYNFAESVVYGFGSGLGWMLAIVALAGIREKMKYSDVPPGLRGLGITFITAGLMALGFMSFSGVQL; via the coding sequence ATGGAACATTATATTAGTTTGATGGTGAAATCGATTTTCATCGAGAACATGGCACTGTCTTTCTTCTTAGGTATGTGTACCTTCTTGGCGGTATCGAAGAAAGTTAAGACATCATTTGGTCTAGGTATTGCGGTAACAGTGGTATTAACCATCTCTGTTCCTGTGAACAACCTAGTTTACAACCTAGTTCTTAAACCAGATGCGCTTGCTGAAGGTGTGGATTTAAGTTTCCTTAACTTCATTACCTTTATCGGTGTAATCGCTGCATTAGTACAGATTCTAGAAATGATCTTAGACCGTTTCTTCCCGCCTCTGTACAACGCGTTAGGTATCTTCCTTCCATTGATCACAGTTAACTGTGCAATCTTTGGTGGTGTATCTTTCATGGTTCAGCGTGATTACAATTTCGCAGAGTCTGTAGTTTATGGTTTCGGTTCAGGTTTGGGCTGGATGCTAGCTATCGTCGCTCTTGCAGGTATCCGTGAGAAAATGAAGTATTCAGACGTGCCTCCGGGTCTACGTGGTCTAGGTATTACCTTTATCACTGCTGGTCTAATGGCGCTTGGCTTTATGTCATTCTCTGGTGTTCAACTGTAA
- a CDS encoding FAD:protein FMN transferase has product MKTWLVALASLLLLAGCEKPVEQVHLSGPTMGTTYNIKYLKQDGIPSSEDLHKEIDRLLEEVNDQMSTYRKTSELSRFNQFQETTPFEVSPQTATVVREAIRLNGVTLGALDVTVGPLVNLWGFGPEARPEVVPTDEELAERKANIGIEHLSVEGNKLSKDLPHLYVDLSTIAKGWGVDVVADYIESQGVANYMVEVGGEIRLKGVNREGVGWRIAVEKPTVDERTIQEVIEPGDYAIATSGDYRNYFERDGVRYSHIINPQTGRPINNRVVSVTVLDKSCMTADGLATGLMVLGEVKGIDIAEQNNIPVFMIVKTNDGFEEVFSSAFKPFLNRK; this is encoded by the coding sequence GTGAAAACTTGGCTTGTTGCATTAGCTTCTTTATTGCTTTTAGCTGGTTGTGAAAAACCAGTCGAGCAAGTTCATTTAAGCGGCCCAACGATGGGTACCACATACAACATTAAGTATCTTAAACAAGATGGTATTCCGTCTTCTGAAGATCTGCACAAAGAGATCGATCGCTTACTTGAAGAAGTAAACGACCAGATGTCAACGTACCGTAAAACGTCAGAGCTGAGCCGTTTTAACCAGTTTCAAGAGACCACTCCATTTGAAGTTTCACCTCAGACGGCAACAGTGGTGCGTGAAGCGATTCGTCTTAACGGAGTGACGTTAGGAGCTCTTGATGTCACTGTAGGCCCCTTGGTTAACTTGTGGGGATTTGGCCCAGAAGCGCGTCCAGAAGTGGTTCCTACCGACGAAGAGCTGGCAGAGCGTAAAGCGAACATAGGTATTGAGCATTTGAGTGTTGAAGGCAACAAGCTGAGTAAAGACCTTCCTCATTTGTACGTAGACCTTTCGACGATTGCCAAAGGTTGGGGTGTAGATGTGGTTGCTGACTATATTGAATCTCAGGGCGTTGCTAACTACATGGTGGAAGTGGGTGGTGAAATCCGTTTGAAAGGAGTCAATCGTGAAGGTGTCGGCTGGCGTATCGCGGTAGAAAAACCGACAGTGGATGAACGCACGATTCAAGAAGTCATTGAACCGGGTGACTATGCAATTGCTACCTCTGGTGATTACCGTAACTACTTTGAGCGTGATGGTGTGCGTTACTCGCATATTATCAATCCCCAAACAGGGCGCCCAATTAACAACCGTGTTGTCTCGGTAACTGTATTAGATAAATCCTGTATGACAGCGGATGGTCTTGCAACGGGGTTAATGGTGCTAGGCGAAGTCAAAGGCATTGACATCGCAGAGCAAAATAACATTCCTGTGTTTATGATTGTGAAAACGAATGACGGTTTTGAAGAAGTCTTCTCAAGCGCATTCAAACCATTCTTAAACCGCAAATAG